Part of the Fundulus heteroclitus isolate FHET01 chromosome 20, MU-UCD_Fhet_4.1, whole genome shotgun sequence genome, AGAAGGAGAACCAGTGGTTTGATGTCGGAATTGTAAAAGTGACAAATATGGTTGTCACTCACTTCTACGTGCCGGCAGATGATTCGCAAGGAGACGTAAGTGTGACAGGGAGGCAGTGCATGCTGGGATGTTCTCAGAGACGCTTCCTTTAACGTCTTTTCTTTCCGTGGCTAGGATGACTCTGGCGCCGTACCAGACTACAGTCAGATGAAGAAGATGGAGCTGCAGCCCGGCACGGCGTACAAGTTCCGCGTAGCTGGAATCAACGCTTGTGGTCGTGGAACGTTCTCCGAGATCTCTGCTTTCAAGACCTGCCTACCCGGGTTCCCAGGGGCCCCATGTGCCATCAAAATTAGCAAGGTTAACATTAATCCCAGCTAAAAAGTTCCTTAGACTTGGAAATGTGACGTCCTGCTGCCGCAACGTACAGAAGTCATATATATTTCCTCTTATCTCCTCCCCAGAGCCCAGACGGTGCCCACCTGACCTGGGAGCCGCCTTCAGTGACATCAGGGAAAATCATCGAGTACTCTGTGTACCTGGCCATCCAGAGCAGCCAGACAGCCGAGGCCAAGGCCTCCACCCCGGCCCAGCTAGCCTTCATGCGCGTGTATTGTGGACCCAACCCCTCCTGCTTGGTGCAGTCGTCCAGCCTGTCCAACGCTCACATTGACTACACGACCAAACCGGCCATCATCTTCCGCATCGCCGCCCGCAACGAGAAGGGTTACGGTCCTGCCACTCAAGTTCGATGGCTGCAGGGTAAGCACACAGGTTGCCAGCGAGTGGGGGGGTGTCTCCACCTGACTAGAGCGAGAGTCCGTTCTTTACTGGTTCCATAAGAGACGCCGACTCAGTTATGTCGCCACAAAAGCATCatctgtttattattattattattattattattattattattattattattattattattattattgtgggaTTATAGTCCAGGGAGATAGTTTATCTAGAcaaatcaaattattatttttagcatCCCTCCAAATAACCCTGACAGgtgatagaaaaataaaagctggaGACTGAGCTTGTGCTGTCTCACTGCTAATtcaactttttgttgttttaaagctctgtgtttttaatttttcgCAATGAATGAttgagaaacaaaacaattttgGGAGTTTTAAAGAGAACTCTGTGTCGGTAGCTGGTCTCTGCGGCCCTGATGACCGTGCTTTTCCCCTCTGGTCCAGCGCAGACATACCAGCAGTTTATCAGAGCTGTAGATTTACAGGTCCAATTGTTTTATTGGTCTGTCAATCAAGctcttcttttctcttcattaAAATTTGCATTTGGCCTTGATAGCACActggtggcatttttttttttttttttttttttttttaaacaggcatATTTTTGGCCAGAACAGCCCTGCTGTTGCTGTGTCCATGATATGCCTCCTCTATCAGAGAGCAGGATAACCCTAAAGGACtctgatctctgagaagaacgccagcagtgaacatttttaaatatctgtttttatttgattgaaCACCAGGTTTTAAATATGTCAGAGAACATGAAGCTAACTGAAGCCTAACGTCATGCTCATGTTGTCGCCTCTGATCGTAACTGCATTTTAACACAAGAGAAAGGACGGGCATTGTCACGCGTCGTAGCGCTGCGCGCCACATCGTTTAACCTTCCTGCGGGCCGCAGCCCTTCGTTTCACTCCGTCTTTATAAAACAGAAGTGTGAACTGAAGCAGCGGCAACAACAGGAGAGCGGCTAAAGGGCGAGCGGCCCCTGACGCCCGGTGGAGCTGTAACACCTCCGCGTGTGTTTAGGTGGCACCAGCCGGCTGGTAGAGGAGCAGGGGGGCTCGTCCAAGCCTCTGAGGGGAAGACGGCAGCGTAGAGCAGCTGTTTCCCCTGCTAACGTTGCTGATCTGCAGCATTTCTGCACACTCATGTGATTCTACTCCAGACATCTCAGAGTTGCTGTTATTAACGCCGGTAGAGAAACCTgatgtaaaggaaaaaaatgggaTCACTCCTGAAGCTGATGCTGGAGGTCATAGCTGCAGTAGTTAGCAAAACATGCTAGTAGTTAGCTCTTAAAAACATGCTAGCTCCTAAAACTGAGGCTCACTCATTAAAGCTGCTCCTTCAACAAACTCACTTCAGCCCATTGCTGAGCGGGTTTTATAAGAAAGATCACGGCAAACAGAGAAAATGAGGCCAACTAAATGGCTGAATGAAACGGCGTCACTATAAAATGTCAGCcactttaaacctttttaacatCTGCATCAGtgatagggaaaaaaaacattcaaacttGAGGTGGAAACACAGATGTAAAGgtgctggagcagcagcagttCAGCACCAGAACCAGTTTGTGGAGAAACATCTGTGAAGGAGGTAAAGTGACTCGTGAACTTACTCGACTCGTTGTTGTAATCCACAGAATCTGGTAAAGACGCCACCTCGGCGAAACCTGCCCCCAAAAGACCGGGCACCTCTCCTGATACGTAAGTACCGTCTTCTCCTTGAACTCTGGCCGAACGTGACCGTGGATCCACGCCGCTCATTCTGCTTTATGTGTCCTCCCACAGCAAGACTACTGGTCCAAAGAAAGCAAGGACGGACCAGTGAGGTAGCCCAGAGTCCCCTCCCAGtctttgtcccttttttttttttttttttcctcccactgTCCTTTTTATCAGGAAGACTGACCTTCactcaccctcctcctcctcatctcctccGCCCCTGCGTCTCAGGCCAAGACGGGCGACGGTGGCAGAAGCCTCGACGAGAGTCAATCTGAGACACATTTCTGTAGATAAACCCCCTCCGCCTTCTCTTGGTTGAATATTTTTAGAGCAACTCAAACCTAGAAGCACATTCTCTTTTTTCAGCGCATCCCCCTTCCATCATTTTAACATctatttttggcttttttcaaGTAGTTGAACATTATAGAAGCATTTACACCTTTCACAAACTGGGAGCCAGCCTGAGCGCTatgttacctttttttttttttttttctgtgttttgtgaATTCTGGGGGGGGGTTTGTAGAAAGAGACTACATAATGTTGTACAGTGTTGATGACATGGCTGCGGAGGCATTAGTTTAGACGAAAGGAAAAATCGGTATGGAAACAAATAAAGCACTTGTCCTCCACAAACGAGggggacatattttttttcttctttttttttttttttttttttttggctccaaATAATTTGCTTCATAGAGAACCAAGTCTGTACAGTCATCGTACCGGACCCCAGTCTCCTGGTAATATCATCACTGTGCGCTTTTTACCCCAAGACGAGGAGTAGTGGCCGACACGCTGGAACGCACGGCgggaaaaggaaaagaaaggagagagaggaagaaaaaaaagcaacggCGAAGGAAGAGATttggagaaagagagaggacgGACTTTGCTTCGGACCGAGAGTTGGCAGCACACGCGTTTAAAGGAAAACAACGaaaaacttccaaaaaaaaaaaaaaaccttcccaAAAAATTAGCAATGACGCAGAGAATCTCTTgtgtagtttatttttgtatttttaagctTCTTTTTCCTCCTGTGTGTACATGTGCATTTTAAGAGAaagcatcagtttttttttgttttgtttttttttaacagtcgTTCATCCCCGTAGCTTGTGTTCGTGGACAGACGGGCGGCCATGTTCAGGTTGCcgcagtgtttttaaaaaaaaaaaaaaaactttgttttggtcGTATGTTCCTGTTGGCAGACAATGAAAGACTTTTGTATTTGTTCCAAGTAGAACCCGAGAAGGTTGTAGGACTGAAGGGAACTTTGAAGTGGACCCAGGGAGAGGAGTTTTTTTTCGGTTtcattttttggtttgttttttttttttgtttttttttacttcgtTTACTTCTCAATGTTTGTGTTGCTTCGTTTTGCCAAACACAAATTTTTCCCGGGTCAGAAGGAAAATTCGGCATCAGAACTTTTTCCGACTTTCCCTCCTGATACCCGCTCGGTTGTTCCCCTGCTTCTTATGCTCATAAGTTAATGATTTGTAAAATGGCTAACTATATTAGTAGACatatccccccctcccctccacaACCACCTTATAGATGTCTGTGAATCAATTGaatgcattttaatttgttttttccttctctaAGGCTCTGTACTTCAGACCACAGATGGTGTGCTAAGCTACCTGTGACACGTTTGTCTCTGAATGGGGAGGCCGCTTACAGCCGGAGTGTACTCACTTGTAAATTAGTTCGTTCATAGAGcaagaataaaacacacacacaaaaaaaacagaaaaagaaacatcttgGCCTTTTCTATAATTACCTGTAACAAACCGTTTTTACATGTTGGTCATCTCTTGATCGCCTTTTGTGTCTTTACTTATAAaagaaacatatatatatataaatatatatagtcTCCCTGTTTGTTCTGATTGATTTTGCTTCTGTCGAGCTGATTCGCCGTAGGGATGTGAAGTCCTGCTAGGTCCATCAGTCCAGACGTGTACAGGGAGAGAGGAGGTATCTGACTGGGCATGAGCGGAGATCTGCGTAACGGCAGATTCAGTcgtgatggtaaaaaaaaaaaataataaaacggatccaatcaaaaatcaaaaaaggcccgaacgtcagagccgaggcCTCCGCTCGCCACCTCGGGCTTCAGGTTTGGGATTTCTCCTGATTTCTTTCTAGACACGAACTTTCTCTTCATATGCATTCATAATTTTTGTGCGTGTCGGTGTGTCTGTTGAACAAAACTAGACATGCATGCAAAAGCAGTGTATTTTAGTAGTGATGCCTTAAGTTAGACCATAAGCTGAAGgttctcaataaaataaaaaataaaaagagaaaagaaggaaaaaaaaaaacatttaatgagtTTGTTCCTCTCTCCATGTGGTATACAATTGTGTCCTTTCCTTCCACAGTACCTTTGCCGGGTCACTATTTTTGCACCCTTGTTAGATAGGTCATCATCAGCAGTGCCGAGGTCTCTGAACTTTCCCCTCCCGCGCTGGGTGGACTGCTCCTCTCAGCACTCGCAGGTGTTGCGAGTTTCTCTCGGCTGTTCGCAGGTTATCTGGAAATGTCCTGTATTTTccaatgtgtgttttttgtacTGTAGGGAGTAATGTATCTTTTatcatcaaaaataaacatgttaaacagaCGTCTCCGTGTCTCGTCGTCCTTTGTCGGGCGAAGTTTACCTGCCGGAGGCCGAGCTCGGCGGCTCTCAGAAACGGCttgtccaggtccaggtcctcCTTGGCGCTTCCTTCGAAGTACTCGGCTCCGATGTCTTCGCACCACTGCAGGGCCTTTCTGCGAGACAcctgaagaggatgaagaggaggcaAAGTGTTTCCGAATGTGGAGAACTGTGATCCCCGACTGAAGATTAAAGAGCCCTGATGTAGTTccatgcaaaaatatttaaaccccttcaacttttttctttttcacactttACAACCATGTGATTGGCCGTCACAATGTTGTAGTAAGCTTCTTTTACTCTGCTACTCCTAAATAAAACCTTATTCCACCCATTGCCACAGTAAACATGACAAAGAGCGTGCCCTGGTCAGACAAGGCCAAaggtgaacttttttttttgcctccatGCAGTGCAGCTTTGGGGGGGACTAGCACTGCACATCATCCACAGCTAGAGCTGTAATGGCTTActttattaaagtatatttatCTGTGAGAGAAGCTTGATCAAAGTCCAGCCTATAGATAAGCGAAAATCCGAggcaagacttaaaaactgGTGTTCACAGATACACAAAGCTGGTAGACACCCGAAAATCGTGTCGCTCTACTTGCAGCAAAAGCATATCACTCAGAGAGAGCAAATGCATGactctttcatgtttttttccccccatttctAATAAATTCTGaatgcaatgttttatttttttttagtccagcacaggaaaaaaaaaaaaaaaaacaagaaatcatTAAAGTTTGTCGctgtgattgttttattttttttattttttattttattttatttttttatttttttatttttttattgaatgtgTTTTAATCCTCCTGCAATTCTAATTCAACTGGAGCCACCTCTCCCCTTTGGGGCCCTGAAAATCAAAACCAACGCTGTGGGCCGCTTGGACCAGACACGGGGAGCCAAATCTGAAAAACAGGATGCTCCCACTGAAACCTCCTGCATGACTGACCTCCCTGCGGCTCAGGTCCGTCTTGTTGCCCAGAACGATGAAGGGGAAGTCGGACGGGTCCTGAGGCTCTCCCTGGACCAGGAACTCCTTCCTCCACACGTCCAAGGCACTGAAACTGGCCATGGATGTGACGTCAAACACCAGCATGCAGCTGTGGCTCCCTCTGTACAGAGGTGAGCCCAGAGACTGGAACCTCTCTGTTCCTGCTGTGTCCCAGATctaacacacacagagaaacacacagagaaacacacacacacacagaaacacacagagaaacacaagGCTCAGGGATTGCTGCCACTTAGGAAGATCAGGCTGATTCACTGAAACAGAGGCGAGGCCGAAAACCTGCAGAGTCACTGAGTTTCCATCTATCCTGACAGCTTTGGAGAAGAAGTCAGTCCCTATGGTGGCTCTGTACATGTTGGTGAAGCGGTTATTCACATATCTGTTCATGATGGAGGATTTTCCCACCctgtgtaaacacacacacacacacacacacacacacagaggatcatttaaaaataactcaaactgCTCTCTTTCTGCATCCCACGTTTCAACGCAACACATTTAAGTCTCCTCCTGTGTCACGTTGCgtgtaaaatgttgtttttaaaaagtgcgTGAAACCATTTCAAAGTCtgctgcacacttttttttcttttttttttttttacatctttactTGGAGGAGTCGCGGGAAGTGAAAGTGAAAGATCTGAACACATGACAAACACAACCCGAGTAATAAGCAGAGGTTACCCAGAGTTTCCTACGAGGATGGTTTTCAGGGTCACAGCAGGAGCCTTTCCGTCACTCATGTTGCCCAGAGGCCGCGATCACGATCCCTGCCGCTCCGAAGCTgcggtggtggtgatgatgatgccTTCACGAGCTGCTCGAAAAATTCCCACCTGGATCTCTGTTGTTTATCACAGGACAGCCGTCAGGACACCATACTTTTAGCCTGCTGCTGGCACGACGTCGAACCGTTTCTTTTGCCACAAAAATATCTAATTtgacactttaaacatattaagaAACAAAACGAAGACATTATatcacagaaaaaataaataaataaaaataataagaagaaagaaataggaGAAAATATATCACTTTCAATAAAATGCCATGGCCTGGTTGACGTTTCAACCACGTGTTtctaattgtattatttttttacaaggaaaataaaacaaaggatattgcattaataatattattattaatatttacacTGTTACAAGGACGGCCATTTGCAGTCCACGTTGAACTATTTCTATATAGACTTACCTGTCTATATAGAAATAACCACAGAATCGATAGTTGTTGAATTGCTTTCTGCACGTTTATTAAGTGGCCACAGTGTGACACTGCTGTGGCTTACGCTTTTGAAGGCATCATTTGACTTCACACCTGTGTGGCTGACTCATATCTGACCTTTGACCCTCAGATTTTTTTCAGAGCAGGAAATATGAAATCTTACACATAGAGAAAGCTGGTGGAATAGGTGGAACAAAGTGGACCCAAATGCCAaagaatttatttgtatttttctgtctCTGGCATAGGTATTGTAGgggaggatttttttctttttggttctAAATTGAGATATTATTGCAAAGTTACTTTCTTCCAGTAATCtgggtgaaaaacaaaaaaacagaaacagcaaatCATTCACACAGACTGAACGAtaagtatgtttttatttctgttgactTTGATTGTTCCAGGTTCTAGATGACGAATGCCCAAAATTCACTTTCTCAGACAATTGAATTATTACTAAACTAatacaaattattttcaatacagaaatgttggccaacgAAATATGTGTGGGAATGTGCTCTTCAGTGTATAGCCTAAATACTTTGTCGGGGCTCTTGTTGCAGGGATTTctgcatcagtgcagcgtggcatggacgCCATCTGCCTGTGGCTCCGCTGAGGTGGGATGGAAGCCCAGTTTGCTGTGATAGCCTTCAGCTTTATGCATTATTGGCTTTTCTGCCTCTCATCTTCCCTTTGACAATCCGTCACAGTGATATCGTGGTTATTAAAGCAGTGGCAGTGTGGGCACGAGCCAGGCCCTGCTGGAAAATCAAATCCACATCTCCGTACAGcctgtcagcagaaggaagcatgagATGCTGTAGAATTTCCTGGCAGACAGCTGCGTATACCGTGGacctcagaaaacccagtggatcTCTGGATCAGGAGTGGCTCGACACGAGATAACGTAACGGTTGTAGCCCATGTTCCGGATTCATCTGTCTGTGTTGTTTCTGAAGGCGCTGACTCAGATCAGGGCCTTTGAATCTCCCCCAAACTCTTAAATGGGCTTTGCTTCACTGTTCTGTCTGCAGCTATCCCTGTTGCACCTACATCTTCTACCACAACTTTCTGTTCCacttattttcattaataaGCTTAAACGCAGCACTCTAAACAGTCAGCatctttggtaaaaaaaaaaaaaaaaaatcgaattcAGTtggaaaatactttattaaaaagggaaattaaacaATCTTGTCGGTCACTTTCAAAGTCATGACTGCAGGGGAACTGTTTGTGTAGGATTTTTTTGCATCATAACATAATataatatttctgtattaaaattatcgttttttttattggttttgtgTAATATTGAATCATTCTGGGCCACAGAATTTTGGGCTTTCATATAAGCTGTAATCATcaaaaaaggcttaaaaatgCAGGTAATTAGGTTAAATATTACATGGATTTCACCTTCGAATATAACAGGTGAAATAAGTTGAATGTTTCATAATTGTAAACTTAAATGAGATTTACACAAAgaggaagtatttttttttttggggggggggtggacacttacctgactccgccagatagatttgctccgcatatccatctggaaaccttccgttgaagtaattttgggaaggggcgaaaatactggttagctgattggcctatgttggtgatagacgggccaaatgaaccaatcagattcgtcgtcgctcgtaacagagcgacgacgaaaacacaaccacaagccaagctactcttgctgctgcaggtaaaggctcgttagctcagcaaagaaatactctgtaattccgataaaacttgctcgatagccacgctaacgctagtttcatcggctgaagccgccatgctgttaagactgaactgacgcgcttcccgttgcgtcacacctcaacccgcctcaaagccaacgctgattggacgttcgtttggtgaacggctccaaattttcttcaacggagagtatccagactgatctgcgagtgaaaccttgaaacctcgcgagatcaggatggtctcacgaggctaggtggACACTTCATctttaatttcacaaaaaagaaaataacttagATTTTATATGAAGGCTATGCCTGATCTGTCAGAGAACAATGATgcctttatttgtttaattatgcCCTGCGGAGGATAGTGAAGGGAGCTGTAAATGCTGTCCCCACCCTCCATCCAGGATCAGTTTTAATGCAGGAACAGAAAACTGAACTCCTCTCCGTGAACCTTTAGTGCTAAAGCTACACTGCTTCACAGCTTTCTATCATGTTCAGTCAGTtacatgtgtttttaatttctattgCTGTTTGTTGCTATCTAGCTATTCAACCACACTAGTAAGTGATAGATCCTGGAGAAACTGCCTCGTTCTGTTGCATGCTGCTCTGCGTACAATGGAAGGACAGGGAATGACTTTGATTTGACTTGCCACCAGGGGGCACCAGAGGCTTGCGTGAAGCCAGCAGGTCTCCATCGCTGTAAACTGCAACAGGTGTTTTTCCATCTACGCTCCACGCTCTTcagctgcatttgatacagcaGTGATATTTAGCAGTTTACCGCACTGAGGTTTCAGGTTTTCCTCTCATTTGACTGCCACTAAAATGAAATGAATCCCCTTCGCTGAGCCAAACTTTCACTTTAGTTCAGATAGGTGGTCTCAATAGCTTAAGGTAAGGAAAGTCATACAACATATTTCAGTGGtgagacaattcaaagtgctgtacttgaatagaacataagaaaagagaaataagcAGAGAAAAGCACATAGCAGTGGCACAATAAAA contains:
- the si:dkey-13a21.4 gene encoding ras-related protein rab7 yields the protein MSDGKAPAVTLKTILVGNSGVGKSSIMNRYVNNRFTNMYRATIGTDFFSKAVRIDGNSVTLQIWDTAGTERFQSLGSPLYRGSHSCMLVFDVTSMASFSALDVWRKEFLVQGEPQDPSDFPFIVLGNKTDLSRREVSRRKALQWCEDIGAEYFEGSAKEDLDLDKPFLRAAELGLRQYKKHTLENTGHFQITCEQPRETRNTCEC